One Acinetobacter colistiniresistens DNA segment encodes these proteins:
- a CDS encoding DUF7736 domain-containing protein: MDIQKLTKEQAVIISGFTGILCGEFSDFHADVEKRLGRGVQTFEFGFKEFSAEVKRLYEADFIEMGTVSKEEAKAQAVPEESKHEGGYYLQDCRGYIGNCMKFWYTHGYGAKLHNFHWFPTLDDALKAAGGAPWHKPWYAPYVDSLAEKTIDMQLADREQEKAMIEAQENS, translated from the coding sequence ATGGATATTCAGAAATTAACAAAAGAACAGGCAGTAATAATTTCAGGCTTTACTGGCATTTTGTGCGGTGAATTTTCAGACTTTCATGCTGATGTTGAAAAGCGCCTTGGTCGCGGTGTGCAGACTTTTGAGTTTGGTTTTAAGGAGTTTTCGGCTGAAGTTAAAAGACTTTATGAAGCCGATTTTATTGAAATGGGTACGGTTAGTAAGGAGGAAGCCAAAGCCCAAGCGGTGCCTGAAGAATCGAAACATGAAGGTGGTTATTACCTGCAGGACTGCCGTGGTTATATCGGTAACTGCATGAAATTTTGGTACACACATGGTTACGGAGCAAAGCTACATAATTTCCATTGGTTTCCAACACTTGATGATGCATTAAAGGCCGCCGGTGGCGCTCCATGGCATAAGCCTTGGTATGCACCTTACGTTGACAGTCTGGCAGAAAAAACAATTGATATGCAGTTAGCGGATCGTGAGCAGGAAAAAGCCATGATCGAAGCACAGGAGAATTCGTAA
- a CDS encoding DUF1615 family protein produces the protein MNQVFSTRPLFKTFSLLAISISLAACGDNAWWSNGKEPEMKAEQITKVLPPRVNDRQSWSQDIFDIMQQLNIPKTKQNVCSIVAVVDQESNFVADPAVPGLGEKAVKEINTRLNEKFEAKLGETIGGTVAGYFEDVLKNQPSPENNYMSQMRKVKTERELDLLYREIFDYMSKHYHVSALTGAAKLVGQDIGEKMNPITTLGSMQVHINYAKEHKRQSGNIAELRNDLYTQYGGLYYGIHRLMEYSADYDKAIYRFADYNSGMYSSRNAAFQKMVEVIQNKDLDLDGDLLLYNKDGSPQSTLSQSEKEIIAAFTNNKVLVTPRQIRADLKKEKEKKFEDTQTYLAIQKLYQSKTNKEPIYAMMPEVIISGPKLSRDYNTNWFASRVNGRYETCMQRAKHIRL, from the coding sequence ATGAACCAAGTGTTTTCGACTCGTCCTCTATTCAAGACATTTAGCCTCTTGGCAATCAGCATAAGTTTAGCAGCTTGTGGTGATAATGCGTGGTGGTCAAATGGTAAAGAGCCTGAAATGAAGGCAGAACAAATTACCAAAGTTCTTCCGCCTCGCGTCAATGACCGCCAATCATGGTCGCAAGATATCTTCGATATCATGCAACAACTCAATATTCCGAAAACCAAGCAGAATGTCTGTAGTATTGTCGCTGTGGTCGATCAGGAATCGAATTTTGTTGCTGATCCTGCTGTACCTGGGCTGGGTGAAAAAGCTGTCAAGGAAATCAATACTCGACTAAATGAAAAGTTTGAAGCCAAACTGGGTGAAACTATTGGTGGTACCGTTGCTGGTTATTTTGAAGACGTATTAAAAAACCAGCCATCACCCGAAAATAACTACATGAGCCAAATGCGCAAAGTGAAAACCGAGCGTGAACTTGATTTACTTTATCGCGAAATTTTTGATTATATGTCAAAGCACTATCATGTTAGTGCTTTAACTGGTGCAGCCAAGTTGGTCGGGCAAGACATCGGTGAGAAAATGAACCCGATTACGACATTAGGTTCAATGCAAGTGCATATTAATTATGCCAAAGAGCATAAGCGCCAAAGTGGTAATATCGCGGAACTCCGTAATGATCTCTACACCCAATACGGTGGTTTATATTATGGAATCCATCGCTTGATGGAGTATTCTGCCGATTATGATAAAGCCATTTATCGCTTTGCTGATTACAACTCAGGTATGTATTCCAGCCGTAATGCCGCTTTTCAAAAAATGGTTGAGGTAATTCAAAATAAAGACCTCGATTTGGATGGTGATTTACTGCTTTATAATAAAGACGGTAGCCCACAATCGACCCTCAGCCAATCTGAAAAAGAGATTATCGCAGCCTTTACTAATAACAAGGTTTTAGTGACGCCACGCCAAATTCGCGCGGATTTAAAAAAAGAGAAAGAGAAAAAATTCGAAGATACACAAACCTATTTAGCCATTCAAAAGCTGTATCAAAGTAAAACCAATAAAGAACCAATTTATGCAATGATGCCTGAAGTCATCATTTCAGGCCCTAAACTCAGTCGTGACTATAATACCAATTGGTTCGCCAGTCGCGTAAATGGACGATATGAAACATGCATGCAAAGAGCGAAACACATCAGACTATAA
- a CDS encoding pyocin activator PrtN family protein gives MGVAINRNDQIDTSMMLILRYKRPVVALKDIVEDYMPHLDMAAAKQRAAKCKLPFPAFKVDGNKSEYFVNLTDVAVWLDSLQKESQRNWSEVN, from the coding sequence ATGGGAGTAGCGATCAATCGAAATGACCAAATCGACACATCAATGATGTTGATTTTGCGTTATAAAAGACCTGTTGTTGCCTTAAAAGATATTGTGGAAGATTACATGCCACATTTAGATATGGCAGCTGCAAAACAACGAGCAGCTAAATGTAAACTACCTTTCCCAGCATTTAAGGTAGATGGTAATAAATCTGAATACTTTGTAAACTTAACGGATGTTGCAGTTTGGTTGGATTCACTGCAAAAAGAGTCTCAGAGAAATTGGAGTGAGGTGAATTGA
- a CDS encoding HAD-IB family hydrolase, whose protein sequence is MHAKSETHQTINLALFDFDGTLYPRDSFTGFIFFVLSKRHIVKKGLKILPWIQAYYLRLYPAHAMRPRLFETMFKAIPIDFVEKLAQEYAQKLIKHLDPDLLQQLQQHQQRGDHVVLVSASIDLYLDSICKLLNIDLICTQTEIKDGVLTGRYRSEDCSCEQKKLRILQKYNLANYQSIYAYGNSEEDLEMLSLADHAYMVGTKQALPSLNGTQLELADMKKPA, encoded by the coding sequence ATGCATGCAAAGAGCGAAACACATCAGACTATAAATTTAGCTTTATTTGATTTTGATGGGACACTTTACCCAAGAGATAGTTTTACTGGGTTTATTTTCTTTGTGCTTTCCAAACGCCATATTGTCAAAAAAGGCTTGAAGATTCTCCCTTGGATTCAAGCCTATTATTTACGCCTCTACCCTGCTCATGCGATGCGACCCCGCCTGTTCGAAACCATGTTCAAAGCCATTCCAATCGATTTTGTTGAAAAACTAGCTCAGGAATATGCACAAAAACTGATTAAACACCTAGATCCAGATTTACTACAACAACTTCAACAACACCAGCAACGAGGCGATCATGTTGTTTTGGTTTCCGCCTCTATTGATCTGTACCTAGATTCAATCTGTAAACTACTGAATATCGACTTAATTTGTACCCAGACAGAGATCAAGGATGGCGTTTTAACAGGCCGTTATCGCTCAGAAGATTGCAGCTGTGAACAAAAGAAATTACGTATTTTGCAGAAATACAATTTAGCAAATTACCAAAGTATCTATGCGTATGGTAATAGTGAAGAAGATTTAGAGATGCTTTCTCTAGCAGACCATGCTTATATGGTGGGCACGAAGCAAGCCCTGCCCTCATTAAACGGTACACAATTAGAACTGGCAGACATGAAAAAGCCCGCTTAA
- the proB gene encoding glutamate 5-kinase, with amino-acid sequence MIEVVDGQRQLNACKRIVVKIGSSLLTANGQGLDLNAISHWAKQIADLHNAGHEIILVSSGAVAEGMVRMKLASRPTDLPSLQACAAIGQMGLIHTWSSVLDQHGIQTAQVLLTHDDLADRRRYLNSCDALQNLIDWHVIPVINENDTVSTDEIRFGDNDTLAAMVAGQVQAELLIILTDQQGMFDSDPRSNPNAKLFSAVRALDDGLFEMAGGGGVLGRGGMVTKVRAARLAARSGCPTLIASGESDNVLARLMAGEMLGTLFTTDNDRVTAHQQWLAAHLQTAGRLVIDDGAVEAIKLKHRSLLPVGVKAIEGHFDRGDVVECVDKNGARIAVGRVNFSSRSAEMIKGLSSEKVYQVLGEARSLEMIHRDHMAIY; translated from the coding sequence ATGATAGAAGTGGTCGATGGGCAACGTCAGCTCAATGCGTGTAAACGAATCGTTGTTAAAATCGGATCATCTTTACTCACTGCAAACGGGCAAGGTTTAGATTTAAATGCAATTTCGCATTGGGCGAAACAAATTGCAGATCTACACAATGCTGGACATGAGATTATTTTGGTCTCATCAGGTGCAGTAGCAGAAGGGATGGTACGTATGAAACTTGCGAGTCGACCCACCGATCTACCCAGTTTGCAAGCTTGTGCTGCCATTGGTCAAATGGGCTTGATCCATACGTGGTCAAGTGTATTGGATCAACATGGTATTCAAACAGCACAAGTGCTGCTCACTCATGATGATCTAGCCGATCGTCGTCGTTATCTTAACTCGTGTGATGCTTTGCAAAACCTGATTGATTGGCATGTGATTCCTGTCATCAATGAAAATGACACGGTTTCGACCGATGAGATTCGCTTTGGCGATAATGATACCTTGGCAGCAATGGTTGCAGGACAAGTCCAAGCGGAATTGTTGATTATTCTGACAGATCAGCAAGGTATGTTTGACTCTGATCCGCGCAGTAATCCGAATGCGAAGCTGTTCTCGGCTGTTCGTGCATTGGATGATGGCCTGTTTGAAATGGCAGGCGGCGGTGGTGTACTGGGGCGTGGTGGTATGGTCACCAAAGTCCGTGCAGCGCGTCTTGCAGCACGATCAGGTTGCCCAACCTTGATTGCCAGTGGTGAAAGTGACAACGTATTAGCACGCTTAATGGCGGGCGAGATGCTGGGAACTTTATTTACCACAGACAATGACCGCGTGACGGCACATCAGCAATGGCTGGCTGCACATTTACAAACCGCGGGTCGTTTGGTGATTGACGATGGTGCGGTTGAAGCGATCAAGCTCAAGCATCGTAGTTTATTGCCTGTGGGCGTTAAAGCGATTGAAGGGCATTTTGATCGTGGTGATGTGGTGGAATGTGTCGATAAAAACGGTGCTCGTATTGCCGTTGGACGTGTGAATTTTAGTTCGCGTTCAGCAGAAATGATCAAGGGTTTATCGTCGGAAAAGGTGTATCAGGTACTCGGTGAAGCACGTTCGCTAGAAATGATCCATCGGGATCATATGGCGATTTATTAA